GGCCATTGGGATCATACTTGGATTTGAAGATCTTGAATTCATCAGGTCTCTTTTCTCCAATGGCCTTCACAGTCTTCCTCACGTGATTTCTTTGAATTGGAGTACATTTGGCGCAAGAAGTTGCAATCACTTCAGGAAGAATTtctgaaataagaaaaaaatattatgagcaATATACTTCGTCATATCTGCACGTAAAATAACATACTTCGTAATTAATCATCCAATGAACAAAATGAACTAGTTACTAAGTACctttgtacttttatttacgcTGTTATGTGGTgtacaagaaataaataaatgaaaaacatattattattattagcaacATGCTTCATCATATCTATAATCACGGAAATTAATCCGCACAATGCTTTGTCGATTTTCTTACTGAAAGGAAAACTTTTTGAGTTTGGCTGATTTGATGGTGATTTCGGATCAATTCCTTGATTGTCACTAACTATATCTATCTTAATACGTCGATGTCATAGAAACCTAACCCCCCTGTCGTGTAACTGGCCAAGACTATACATATGAGTAGCAATGTACAAGaattacaaacatactcaTCATATCATATCTGCTGGACATACAATAATTACCTGTATGAGTTTCCTTTCAATTGTTTacgaaaaaaaagtttcatgtTTATGAAAAACTCGCGTCGTCGCATCGCCCCCTGCTTTGTCTCAATGAGGATAACCCGTAAAAACGAAGATAACTAACTTAAattgaaggaaaaaaaaaacaaagaagatATGAATAAGATAGTTGGTAAACAATACATACTTTTGAACTCCTCAGAATGTTCCAAATCGCACGGCCCTTTGTCGAGCATACAGTTGATGTAACCGGTGAAAAGATTATCGTCGCCAATGATTTTATCGACATCGACTTTATCAAATTTTTCATCGTAACACAACACTAGCGGGATAGCTAGAGCTACTAAAGCGATGCAAACAGCcttcattttgaattttgtactCTAAAAACAGAaaaggtacctatgtaattaaatttgtcgACAAGGATCATAGTTAAAGTTCAATGAAGTTGGCAAAAAAATCAGCATATGGGAAAACAAGAGGAGCAGGTATTCTTAATGTTTAAGTTGACAAAGTTATtactttagattttatataaataaatataataatttatgattaagTATAAGTTTTATCATGTCGCACagtactaaattatttttataaataatataaaatatgtatgtattcttACCGATTATTTCACAAGCTCTTGATAAGTTTAGATGTCCTCTGATGGTTACCAAAAATTTT
This genomic interval from Plodia interpunctella isolate USDA-ARS_2022_Savannah chromosome 18, ilPloInte3.2, whole genome shotgun sequence contains the following:
- the LOC128677939 gene encoding ejaculatory bulb-specific protein 3-like, translating into MKAVCIALVALAIPLVLCYDEKFDKVDVDKIIGDDNLFTGYINCMLDKGPCDLEHSEEFKKILPEVIATSCAKCTPIQRNHVRKTVKAIGEKRPDEFKIFKSKYDPNGQHEAAFTSFLIGTD